In Amycolatopsis sp. FBCC-B4732, the genomic stretch GCGATCACCGCGACGCGCGGGACGTCCCACAGCCCGACCAGCAGGTCGAAGAGCGCCTCGGTGGTCCACACCCCCGTCACCGGCACCGCCGTGAGGGCGCCGCGCGACAGCGAGCCGACGGCCGAGGCCAGCCCGGAGACCCTCGTGCCGGCGGCGGCCGGGTCGTCGACGCCCGGCAGTGGCAACCGGAACCCGGCCCGGCCCGCCTCGCCCGGCGGGCGCACGACGGGTCCGCGGACGGTGCCCGCGGCCGCGGCGACGGCGTCCTGGTCGAGCACGTCGAGACCGGCCGCCCGCAGCGCCGCGAGGCCGCAGAACGCCGCGGCCAGGCCGTCCTTCTGGGGCAGCTCCGCCTGGGCGACCGCGGCCAGGCGGGCCCCGCCCGGCAGCCAGCGCACCCCGGACAGGTCGAGCTGCCCGCCGTCGATCCCCGAAGACATCGGTCCCCTCAGTGGCTTCCCGGATTCCGTGGGGTCATCATCCCAGCCTTCAATAACGCCACAGGTGTGCGGCGACGATCTCGTCGGCCGAGCGTTCGGCCGCCCACGCCGCGTCGGACGCCCGGACGGCGCGGAAGGCGCCCAGCAGGTCGTCGCCGAGCACGCCGGCGATCCGCGGCGTGGCGAGCAGCGCGGCGTCCTGTTCGGCGGTGTCGGCCGGCAGGCGGCGCACGCCGCGCGTCTCCCGCTCCCCCGCCGTCCAGCCGCCCGGGTCTTCGGCGATCGGCTCGGGCAGCGCCGGGGCGTCTTCGATGCCCGCCATCCCGGCGGCCAGCACCACCGCCAGCGCGAGGTACGGGTTGGCGGAGGCGTCGGACGTCTTGAGCTCGACGTTCGCGTGGCCGGCGCCGAGCAGCGGCGAGCCGGGGACGTACCGCAGCGGCGCTTCGCGGTTTTCGACGCCCCAGAACGCGTACGCGCCCGCGAAGTAGCCAGGCCGCAGCCGCAGGGTGGACGGGACGCTCGGCGCGGTGATCGCCGTCAGCGCCGGCAGGTCGCGCAGCAGCCCGGCGAGGTAGCCGGCCCCGTCGCCGGCGAGGTCGTCGAGGAGGTTCCGCCCCTTCCGCCGGACGGAGGTGTGCAGGTGCCAGCCGTTCCCGGCCGCACCGAGCCCGACGAGCGGCGCGAAGCTGACGACGAGCCCGTGCGCGTGTGCGGCG encodes the following:
- a CDS encoding DUF6885 family protein; its protein translation is MSSGIDGGQLDLSGVRWLPGGARLAAVAQAELPQKDGLAAAFCGLAALRAAGLDVLDQDAVAAAAGTVRGPVVRPPGEAGRAGFRLPLPGVDDPAAAGTRVSGLASAVGSLSRGALTAVPVTGVWTTEALFDLLVGLWDVPRVAVIARIDGAELGAHDTPERALLDYLDTGVPPLWTSRWRPPGGHFVLLAGIRIGAEGTLVSVVDTYASLGDNGIHDQPVEWVTAALTGLGVLVVVDAEQAGVVREAAGVAGLSPSPWD